In a single window of the Terriglobus roseus genome:
- a CDS encoding TolC family protein, producing MSDAVAQQGQQPPPYTAQQPVLPSVQSPSGQQAIPESQRPTATPDAPLPQPNGSTIDLRDVKPLSVQPTRPAERSTMQQHAQDDATKPRAEGLSPLKTGLFHIIGAYHPARVAELPAGDTSRLASLVRDGKLYLSLHDALALAIENNLDVEVGRYSLGLADTDLTRAKGGGTLRGLDYTVTQTAPGVGAATTPLLITTTTQNGSPTNASVTDLSQVTQTGNTSQQSLSESGTDTYAQGPSIPVFDPTLIGEAGYLRRSNQTSLIETSTTGTGAGTGPLSFVSAGLDYQQGFSPGTQVEAFVSNAPSVLYGPQPQYDPFKSPSTSLTVTQPLLRGRGRAVNLRFVRIAQINQRVSRLLFEQQVLETVYGVSRLYYDLVSLGENIGVKEQSLAAAQRLLDDDRNQVSEGTLAPMELTRAQALVSSSRLDLIQARGQYRQQEVILRQQLVRDMADPGAQILSIVATDKITVPDAAPQLDVNALTSDALANRPDLAQAGLQVQANEAAARGTSNGVKPLLNLYANVQTRGSSLVPYQTLGSTGTGLVQVPTALTTGGLRLSTIYQAGIQLNLPLRNRIAQADAARDEIQLRRAQGRTAKLENDIRQQIENASVALENAHEAYTAAVESRDYQQQLLTAEIDKFAVGASTNYMIIQDQAYLAQARSTEVAARSDWMKAEMALDRALGDLLEKNRIELDDAIRADVR from the coding sequence ATGAGCGACGCTGTCGCCCAGCAGGGGCAGCAGCCGCCACCTTACACTGCGCAGCAGCCCGTCCTACCCAGCGTGCAATCACCGTCTGGCCAGCAGGCTATCCCGGAATCGCAACGTCCCACTGCTACTCCCGACGCGCCCCTACCGCAGCCGAATGGCAGCACCATCGACCTTCGCGATGTGAAGCCGTTAAGCGTTCAGCCGACGCGGCCAGCGGAACGTTCAACCATGCAGCAACATGCTCAGGACGATGCGACCAAGCCGAGGGCTGAGGGACTTTCGCCGCTGAAGACTGGGCTGTTTCATATCATCGGCGCATACCATCCAGCGCGTGTCGCGGAGTTGCCGGCAGGCGACACCTCACGGCTTGCCTCGCTCGTGCGCGATGGCAAGCTTTACCTTTCGCTGCATGATGCGTTGGCGCTCGCCATCGAAAACAATTTGGACGTTGAAGTGGGCCGCTACAGTCTTGGCCTTGCGGACACTGACCTGACTCGCGCAAAGGGAGGCGGCACGCTGCGTGGCCTGGATTACACGGTGACGCAGACGGCGCCAGGAGTGGGAGCCGCGACCACCCCGCTGCTGATCACGACCACCACCCAGAATGGCTCGCCAACCAACGCCTCGGTGACGGACCTCTCTCAGGTTACGCAGACCGGCAATACTTCGCAGCAGTCGTTGAGTGAGAGCGGGACGGATACCTACGCACAGGGGCCATCGATCCCTGTCTTCGATCCGACTCTGATCGGCGAGGCGGGGTATCTGAGGCGTTCCAACCAGACGTCATTGATCGAGACGAGCACGACCGGCACCGGCGCGGGCACCGGACCGCTCTCCTTCGTGAGCGCAGGGCTTGACTATCAACAGGGGTTCTCGCCGGGGACGCAGGTCGAGGCGTTCGTAAGCAATGCTCCCTCGGTCCTCTATGGACCTCAGCCGCAGTACGATCCATTCAAGTCGCCAAGCACCTCGCTGACCGTGACCCAGCCACTCCTGCGCGGACGCGGGCGTGCGGTGAATCTCCGCTTTGTGCGGATCGCACAGATCAACCAGAGGGTTTCGCGACTGTTGTTTGAACAGCAAGTGCTGGAGACGGTCTACGGTGTCTCGCGCCTCTACTACGACCTGGTTTCTCTTGGCGAAAACATCGGCGTTAAGGAGCAGTCACTGGCCGCGGCTCAGCGGCTGCTGGACGACGACCGCAATCAGGTCTCTGAGGGGACTCTGGCGCCGATGGAACTCACGCGCGCGCAGGCCCTGGTGTCTTCGTCACGACTCGACTTGATCCAGGCTCGCGGTCAGTATCGTCAGCAGGAGGTCATTCTTCGGCAGCAACTGGTACGCGACATGGCTGACCCCGGCGCGCAAATCCTCTCGATCGTAGCGACCGATAAAATTACCGTGCCGGATGCCGCACCGCAGCTTGATGTCAATGCACTCACTTCAGACGCGCTGGCAAACAGGCCTGACCTTGCGCAGGCCGGATTGCAGGTTCAGGCAAATGAAGCCGCAGCTCGTGGCACCAGCAATGGTGTGAAGCCGCTCCTGAATTTGTATGCGAATGTTCAGACGCGCGGCTCGTCACTGGTGCCATACCAGACATTGGGATCGACTGGAACAGGCCTGGTCCAGGTGCCGACTGCCCTCACGACCGGAGGTCTCCGGCTTTCGACGATCTACCAGGCGGGGATTCAACTGAACCTGCCTCTCCGAAATCGGATCGCACAAGCCGATGCGGCGCGGGATGAAATCCAGCTGCGTCGCGCGCAGGGCCGCACGGCGAAGCTGGAGAACGATATCCGGCAACAGATCGAAAATGCGTCAGTTGCACTTGAAAATGCTCATGAGGCGTACACTGCCGCTGTGGAAAGCCGCGACTACCAGCAGCAGCTGCTGACGGCGGAGATTGATAAGTTCGCCGTAGGTGCGAGCACGAACTACATGATCATCCAGGATCAGGCATACCTGGCTCAGGCGCGGTCCACGGAAGTCGCAGCCCGGTCAGACTGGATGAAGGCCGAGATGGCGCTGGATCGTGCGCTCGGCGACCTGCTGGAGAAGAACCGGATCGAGCTGGATGATGCGATCCGTGCCGATGT